Proteins found in one Pontibacter sp. SGAir0037 genomic segment:
- a CDS encoding SusC/RagA family TonB-linked outer membrane protein has translation MIENFYRKKIQWLYLLVLPIGLSAAVVVSPTMAYGKPGSASTQENLLVKGTVRVQAANGGTSETMAGVTVLEKGTSNAQVTDGNGNYQIRVRNANAVLVFSMIGFAPREITVGNQSTINITLQENENALQEVVVTGYQTIDRKMFTGSAALLKGDDALREGITDVSRMLEGRVAGVSVQNVSGTFGAAPKIRVRGATSITGDNKPLWVVDGIILEDVVNVSNEQLSTGDPATLIGSSVAGLNPNDIESFQILKDASATALYGARAMNGVVVITTKKGRIGKPIVSYTGNYSTYLKPSYSNFDIMNSADQMALYLEMESKGFLNYSDVSRNQNGGVYTKWAELVNTYNEANDGFGIENSPQAKAAFLQRYARTNTDWFDVLFKNSFMQEHSLSISSGTEKSQMYFSTSYLQDNGWTVADQVKRFTGNARANFNVSDRLSIGLIAQGSIRDQQAPGTVTRISNPVTGEYSRDFDINPFSYVLNTSRTTTPFDENGNLEYFRRNFAPFNILNELENNTLDISLLDLKLQGDVSYKIKPNLTYNFSGAVRYAKTGQEHKVRENANMSLAYRAGTVYGGGVDATIQDRNRFLYRDPDDPEAQPVTVLPYGGFYITNDDNLTSYYLRNTLDWENTFNEVHKVRLFASQELRYADRMNKGFTGYGYQYQKGGVPFIDPNAIKQGVEGNFNYYNMNLRYERFLAYMANAAYSYNGKYNLNGTVRYDGSNLLGQSRTARWLPTWNISGSWNIDTEPFMQNLDMVNRLTLRATYGLTASMGNATNSSLVLQSGSSLRPYLTEVESTITIQNLENSELTWEKQYETNVGLDAGLFNERLQLTVDGYMRNGFDLIGRIRTSGIGGEEYKVANYADMRSYGIEATLGGGILNNQDLKLRTQFTLGFNQGKITNLKSNPDIWSLVIPEGGPREGYPYRGLFSIRFEGLDPETGHPLFKNEEGETGGNVYLQSDQIRYLKYEGPVDPIYTGGWFNSLQYKNFTLSALVTYSGGNKIRLNPSFRSSYSDFDALPNDFLYRWLMPGDETRTNVPSILDLLSASSASIVSGYPYNNYNYSTERVANGDFVRLKQVTLGYNLPQRYSGAIGMSNLSVSLVANNIALLYADKRLNGQDPEFFNSGGVAMPIPRQFTLSLKAGF, from the coding sequence ATGATCGAAAACTTCTACCGAAAGAAAATACAGTGGCTGTATCTTTTGGTACTGCCCATCGGGTTATCCGCGGCTGTAGTGGTAAGCCCCACTATGGCATACGGCAAACCCGGTTCAGCTTCTACGCAGGAAAACTTATTGGTGAAAGGCACCGTGCGCGTACAAGCTGCAAACGGTGGAACCAGCGAAACAATGGCCGGAGTCACTGTTTTAGAAAAAGGTACCAGCAATGCCCAGGTAACAGATGGTAATGGTAATTACCAGATTAGAGTTCGTAACGCAAATGCGGTGCTGGTATTTTCCATGATTGGATTTGCCCCTCGGGAAATAACAGTTGGCAACCAAAGCACTATAAATATCACCTTACAGGAAAATGAAAATGCTTTACAGGAAGTTGTCGTAACAGGCTACCAAACCATCGACCGCAAAATGTTTACGGGTTCTGCTGCTTTGCTGAAGGGCGACGATGCCCTACGGGAAGGTATTACAGATGTTAGCCGCATGCTCGAAGGGCGTGTGGCAGGCGTAAGCGTACAAAACGTTTCGGGCACTTTCGGCGCGGCTCCTAAAATAAGGGTGCGCGGTGCTACTTCTATAACTGGTGATAACAAACCGCTTTGGGTTGTAGATGGTATTATTCTAGAAGATGTGGTAAATGTGTCCAACGAGCAACTCTCGACAGGCGACCCTGCCACCTTAATAGGATCTTCTGTGGCAGGTTTGAACCCGAACGATATAGAAAGCTTCCAAATACTAAAAGATGCCTCTGCCACAGCACTATATGGAGCACGTGCTATGAACGGCGTGGTGGTAATTACAACCAAGAAAGGGCGCATCGGCAAGCCTATTGTTTCATACACCGGCAACTACTCTACCTACCTGAAGCCAAGCTACAGCAACTTCGACATCATGAATTCTGCCGATCAGATGGCGCTGTACCTCGAGATGGAAAGCAAAGGCTTTTTGAACTACTCCGATGTGTCCAGAAACCAGAACGGCGGGGTGTATACCAAATGGGCAGAACTGGTAAATACCTATAACGAAGCAAACGATGGCTTTGGCATTGAGAATTCGCCACAGGCGAAGGCTGCATTTCTGCAACGCTACGCCCGTACCAATACCGACTGGTTCGATGTGCTCTTTAAAAACTCGTTTATGCAGGAACACTCGCTGAGCATTTCGTCGGGTACCGAAAAGTCTCAGATGTACTTTTCTACCAGCTACCTGCAGGATAATGGATGGACGGTTGCTGATCAGGTGAAGCGTTTTACAGGAAATGCCCGGGCAAATTTTAATGTTAGTGATAGACTGTCTATCGGACTGATTGCCCAAGGTTCTATCCGCGACCAGCAGGCTCCCGGTACGGTTACACGTATCAGCAATCCTGTAACAGGAGAGTATAGCCGCGATTTTGACATTAATCCGTTCAGTTATGTATTGAACACCAGCCGGACGACCACACCTTTCGATGAGAACGGAAACCTGGAGTATTTCAGGAGAAACTTCGCTCCTTTCAATATCCTGAATGAACTTGAAAACAATACGCTTGATATTTCGCTGCTGGACCTGAAACTGCAGGGGGATGTGTCGTATAAAATAAAGCCGAACTTAACCTACAATTTTTCCGGGGCAGTACGCTATGCTAAAACCGGCCAGGAACATAAAGTAAGAGAAAACGCAAATATGTCGCTGGCCTACCGTGCCGGTACTGTTTACGGCGGCGGCGTAGATGCCACTATCCAGGACCGGAACCGCTTTCTTTACCGTGACCCGGATGATCCGGAAGCACAACCTGTTACGGTCTTACCTTACGGTGGTTTTTATATCACCAACGACGATAACCTGACCAGCTACTACCTCCGCAACACCCTTGACTGGGAAAACACTTTTAACGAAGTACACAAGGTGCGCTTATTTGCGTCTCAGGAGTTGCGCTATGCAGACCGCATGAATAAAGGGTTTACAGGCTATGGTTACCAGTACCAGAAAGGTGGTGTGCCTTTTATCGATCCTAATGCCATTAAACAAGGTGTGGAAGGCAACTTTAATTATTATAACATGAACCTGCGCTACGAGCGCTTCCTGGCGTACATGGCTAATGCTGCTTACTCCTATAATGGTAAGTATAACCTGAACGGCACCGTTCGCTACGATGGCTCTAACCTGCTAGGGCAGTCGCGTACAGCAAGGTGGCTGCCAACCTGGAACATCAGTGGCTCCTGGAACATTGATACAGAACCATTTATGCAGAACCTGGACATGGTGAACCGCCTGACGCTTCGTGCCACTTATGGCCTTACGGCCAGTATGGGCAATGCGACGAACTCTAGCCTGGTACTGCAGAGTGGCAGCAGCCTCCGGCCTTATTTAACAGAAGTAGAATCCACAATCACTATCCAGAACCTCGAAAATTCAGAGTTAACCTGGGAGAAGCAATATGAAACGAATGTGGGCCTGGATGCAGGTTTATTTAATGAAAGGCTGCAGTTAACCGTGGATGGCTATATGCGTAACGGCTTCGACCTGATTGGCCGTATCCGTACATCAGGTATTGGTGGAGAAGAATACAAAGTAGCCAATTATGCTGATATGCGCTCTTATGGTATAGAAGCTACCTTAGGAGGAGGCATCCTGAATAACCAGGATCTGAAACTGCGAACTCAGTTTACATTAGGCTTCAACCAGGGCAAAATTACTAACCTGAAAAGCAATCCGGATATCTGGTCGCTCGTGATACCCGAAGGAGGCCCAAGAGAAGGCTATCCATACAGGGGCCTTTTTTCAATTCGCTTCGAAGGACTGGACCCGGAAACCGGACATCCCCTGTTTAAAAACGAAGAAGGAGAAACAGGCGGCAACGTGTATCTACAAAGCGATCAGATCAGGTACCTGAAGTACGAAGGTCCGGTGGATCCTATTTACACAGGAGGTTGGTTTAACTCACTGCAGTACAAAAATTTTACGCTTTCTGCTCTTGTTACCTACAGCGGCGGAAACAAAATCAGGTTAAACCCTTCCTTCAGGAGCAGCTACTCTGATTTTGACGCACTTCCTAATGATTTTCTGTACAGGTGGTTAATGCCCGGAGATGAAACCCGAACCAATGTGCCCTCCATATTAGACTTGCTTTCTGCTTCCTCAGCTTCTATTGTAAGCGGCTATCCTTATAATAACTATAATTACTCTACCGAGCGTGTAGCCAACGGTGATTTTGTACGCCTGAAACAGGTGACACTTGGGTATAATCTGCCCCAACGGTACAGCGGCGCCATAGGTATGAGCAACCTTTCCGTAAGCCTGGTGGCAAACAACATCGCACTGCTTTATGCCGATAAACGCTTAAACGGCCAGGACCCCGAATTTTTCAATTCAGGTGGCGTGGCCATGCCTATTCCACGTCAGTTTACTTTATCACTAAAGGCAGGCTTTTAA
- a CDS encoding RagB/SusD family nutrient uptake outer membrane protein produces MKKILFYTFLGSMVMASGCEDYLDQVVDQRTQLTSVENVSELLATAYPKADYATFTEAMSDLALDKGPVSNAILDERNRNPYYFQDVQSKAQGSPDNYWNACYAAIAAANHALEAIEQAPDPAPYAAQRGEALVARAYAHFMLVTLFSKVYDPATAATDPGIPYVTEPEKVVLAQYERRTVAYVYEQIENDLTTGLPLLNNNAYRVPKYHFNTAAAHAFAARFYLFKRDYQKVVDHANQVFAGGNIEPNLRPWVSVYSNLTANEGLAIYTQASQNANLLLVETASLWARNYARYRYGMSTAVLNALFRSNNVTGARWVFPTYTQGDNHWLILKFREHFVRTDPNAEIGYPYTIFPLFTAEEVLFNRAEAYIQLNRTEDARADLNMYARNRIENYNASTHAITDAKLRSYYGTNNARQGLLAALLDFKAAEFVQEGMRWFDILRHGITVQHPTAEGQVLSLPPGDLRRVIQIPQEATLAGIQRNPR; encoded by the coding sequence ATGAAGAAGATACTATTTTATACCTTTCTGGGAAGTATGGTGATGGCCTCTGGTTGTGAAGATTACCTGGACCAGGTAGTAGACCAACGCACGCAGCTTACTTCGGTAGAGAACGTCAGTGAGCTCTTAGCTACGGCCTATCCTAAAGCCGACTATGCTACCTTTACAGAAGCCATGTCTGATCTGGCTCTCGACAAAGGCCCTGTATCGAATGCCATATTAGATGAGCGTAACCGCAATCCTTATTATTTCCAGGATGTGCAAAGCAAGGCACAAGGCTCCCCCGACAACTATTGGAATGCCTGCTATGCTGCCATTGCTGCGGCTAACCATGCTTTAGAAGCCATAGAACAGGCCCCGGACCCGGCTCCGTATGCTGCACAGCGGGGCGAAGCCCTGGTAGCCAGAGCGTATGCACATTTTATGCTGGTGACGCTGTTCTCGAAAGTATACGATCCGGCTACAGCAGCCACCGATCCGGGCATACCTTATGTAACAGAACCTGAAAAAGTGGTTCTGGCGCAGTACGAACGCAGAACAGTGGCTTATGTGTATGAGCAGATTGAAAACGACCTTACCACAGGTCTGCCCCTGCTCAACAATAATGCCTATCGGGTACCTAAATACCATTTTAACACAGCCGCTGCCCATGCTTTTGCTGCCCGTTTTTATTTATTTAAGCGGGATTATCAGAAAGTGGTGGATCATGCAAACCAGGTATTCGCAGGTGGAAACATTGAGCCTAACCTGCGGCCCTGGGTTAGTGTATACAGTAACCTGACAGCCAATGAAGGACTAGCTATTTATACACAGGCATCTCAAAATGCGAACCTGCTGCTTGTCGAAACGGCTTCGCTATGGGCCCGCAATTATGCCCGCTATCGTTACGGCATGTCTACAGCCGTTCTGAATGCCCTTTTCCGCAGCAACAACGTTACGGGTGCGCGGTGGGTATTTCCTACTTATACCCAAGGTGATAATCACTGGCTTATCCTGAAATTCAGAGAACATTTTGTGCGTACCGATCCCAATGCAGAAATAGGTTATCCATATACCATATTTCCGCTATTTACAGCAGAAGAAGTGCTGTTTAACAGAGCTGAAGCTTATATTCAGCTGAACCGTACAGAAGATGCAAGAGCCGACCTAAACATGTATGCCAGAAATCGGATCGAGAACTACAACGCCAGCACCCATGCTATAACGGATGCCAAGCTTCGCAGCTACTACGGCACCAACAACGCCAGGCAGGGACTTTTAGCAGCACTACTCGATTTCAAGGCTGCCGAATTTGTGCAGGAAGGAATGCGCTGGTTCGATATACTCCGGCATGGCATTACTGTTCAGCACCCAACGGCTGAGGGACAGGTGCTCTCGCTGCCTCCAGGCGACCTGCGCCGGGTCATCCAGATCCCTCAGGAAGCAACGCTTGCCGGTATTCAACGAAATCCAAGATAA
- a CDS encoding putative zinc-binding metallopeptidase translates to MKRKLIKIFLLLMCTAMAASCSEDEELDISQIDFNPNNWESGELDKWLHSNFVVPYNIEVKYRFDRYEVPLDRVLAPVREDKVIPVMETIKYTWIDPYEAEGGSTFIKKLSPKQFVLVGSASYNDNGTITLGTAEGGRKVVLFVINNFDKTAKGEVRQMLHTIHHEFAHILHQTVMYPQSYRTISTGYTASWNDYSLAEARARGFISQYARSNPDEDFVEMVSIMLIEGRAGFNAIVNSSPAEAQPLLRQKEQIVVQYFKDAWNIDFYSLQTRTQTAINTL, encoded by the coding sequence ATGAAACGTAAGCTTATAAAAATATTTCTGCTGCTCATGTGTACCGCCATGGCAGCATCATGCTCCGAAGACGAAGAATTAGATATTTCACAAATCGACTTCAACCCGAATAACTGGGAATCCGGCGAACTGGATAAATGGCTTCACAGTAATTTCGTAGTGCCTTATAACATAGAAGTAAAGTATCGCTTCGACCGCTACGAAGTTCCCCTCGACAGAGTGCTGGCACCTGTACGGGAGGACAAAGTTATCCCGGTTATGGAAACCATTAAGTATACCTGGATTGATCCGTACGAAGCAGAAGGCGGCTCCACTTTCATTAAAAAGCTGTCTCCCAAACAGTTTGTATTGGTTGGGAGTGCCTCTTATAACGATAACGGCACTATAACGCTGGGTACAGCCGAAGGCGGCCGCAAAGTTGTCCTTTTCGTGATCAACAATTTTGACAAAACGGCTAAAGGTGAAGTGCGGCAGATGCTCCACACTATCCACCATGAGTTTGCACACATCCTGCACCAGACTGTGATGTACCCGCAGTCTTACCGGACCATCAGTACCGGTTATACGGCCAGTTGGAACGACTACTCCTTAGCAGAGGCACGGGCCAGAGGTTTCATTTCGCAATATGCCCGAAGCAACCCAGATGAAGATTTTGTGGAGATGGTTTCTATCATGCTGATTGAAGGCCGAGCAGGATTCAATGCTATTGTGAATAGCAGCCCGGCTGAAGCACAGCCACTGCTCAGGCAGAAAGAACAGATAGTGGTACAGTACTTTAAAGATGCCTGGAACATTGATTTCTACAGCCTGCAAACCAGAACACAAACAGCTATTAATACGCTTTAG
- a CDS encoding DUF4302 domain-containing protein: MKKLALISILLLAVLTACDKNTEPAPGERPEERLSQALAAYKSQLTSAPYGWKAVLYPAGGGGYNFVLKFTESDRVVMSSDINSSTTTAMESTYRLKTMQRPSLLFDTYSYLHILSDPDAAVSGGDYGAGRYSDFEFSFTEASPDQIILTGNMMGSKLVLTRATQEEASSYITDVQASAATIGNLSRFTSYFKRLTIGSTAFDININHENRALIIYYFEGDAARMFTTNFNYTANGIQLQEPFVYGDITITAFSNVQYNAAANRFNLNINSTTATIQEAARPVKVDVQSARTFYNLGVEYWVSLTGFTVNGVEDALNTRSLPNLYFIGYWPQYDVYQNRTYDLLGFVFLDPSTNSLQLEYGAAATTTLSSDGRIVFSRLGTLGEIPETHNTVLNATMNQWTISQGYYVIKTGESSYDLVSAQDGKAWLSLYR; the protein is encoded by the coding sequence ATGAAAAAATTAGCCCTTATCAGCATCTTACTGCTTGCCGTACTTACTGCTTGTGATAAAAACACAGAGCCTGCCCCCGGAGAACGACCAGAAGAACGACTCTCTCAAGCACTGGCAGCCTATAAATCGCAACTTACATCAGCACCTTACGGCTGGAAAGCAGTATTGTATCCTGCTGGCGGCGGCGGTTATAATTTTGTGCTAAAATTCACCGAGAGCGACCGGGTGGTAATGTCCAGCGACATAAACAGCAGCACGACTACGGCTATGGAAAGCACCTACCGGCTTAAAACCATGCAGCGCCCTTCTCTCCTGTTCGACACCTATTCTTACCTGCACATTCTTTCCGATCCGGATGCAGCTGTAAGCGGAGGCGACTACGGAGCAGGCCGCTATTCTGACTTTGAGTTTTCGTTCACAGAAGCCTCTCCCGACCAGATTATTCTGACAGGCAACATGATGGGCAGCAAGCTTGTACTTACCAGAGCCACTCAGGAAGAGGCGAGCAGCTATATTACAGATGTACAGGCAAGTGCCGCTACGATCGGCAACCTCAGCCGGTTTACATCCTACTTTAAACGCCTAACCATCGGCTCCACAGCTTTTGACATCAACATTAACCATGAAAACCGGGCACTGATCATTTACTACTTTGAGGGTGATGCAGCACGAATGTTTACCACCAATTTTAACTATACGGCCAATGGCATTCAACTGCAGGAGCCTTTCGTGTACGGTGACATCACGATTACAGCCTTCAGTAACGTGCAGTATAATGCAGCAGCTAATAGATTTAACCTGAACATTAATAGCACTACAGCCACCATACAGGAAGCCGCAAGGCCTGTAAAAGTAGACGTACAGTCAGCGCGTACATTTTATAACCTTGGTGTAGAGTATTGGGTCTCACTCACAGGTTTTACTGTAAATGGTGTGGAAGATGCTCTGAACACCCGGTCGCTTCCCAACCTTTACTTTATAGGTTACTGGCCACAGTATGATGTATATCAAAACAGAACGTATGATTTACTGGGTTTTGTTTTTCTTGATCCTTCTACCAATTCGCTGCAGCTTGAATATGGTGCAGCAGCTACTACAACTTTATCAAGCGATGGCAGAATTGTTTTTAGCCGTTTAGGAACACTTGGCGAAATTCCGGAAACACACAATACTGTTTTAAATGCCACTATGAACCAATGGACCATCTCACAAGGCTATTATGTGATTAAAACAGGTGAATCGAGCTATGACCTGGTAAGTGCACAAGACGGAAAAGCCTGGTTAAGTTTATACAGATAA